In Paraflavitalea devenefica, the following are encoded in one genomic region:
- a CDS encoding DEAD/DEAH box helicase, with the protein MAKGYGEELTYFCRMQTSFSIEQSLTNLQIEALNEMQEASLEANKTSDAVILLSDTGSGKTLAFLLPILQLLNKNTTVTQALIIAPSRELALQIEQVFKRMGTGFKITCCYGGHLRETEENNLMQAPALIVGTPGRLADHIRRGNITTGHIETLVLDEFDKSLEEGFEEEMSFIVGALPALKKRILTSATEAVEIPAFLNLKDPVQLNFLTGEKSPGLAVQQVRSDDKDKSDTLFRLICALGNRSTIVFCNQREFVNDLSAYLKDKGIVNVFYHGAMEQQERDSALCKFRNGSANVLVTTDLAARGLDIPNIRYIIHYQLPNTEESYVHRNGRTARMDKSGTAILILAPHERVPEYITPEPAAIDLPATAELPQKPVWTTLFIAAGKKDKVNKVDILGFLTNKGQLKKEDVGLIEVKDFFSFVAIRKSKASHTLQQIKTEKIKNKKVKIEVAK; encoded by the coding sequence ATGGCGAAGGGCTATGGCGAAGAATTGACGTACTTTTGCCGGATGCAGACATCCTTTTCTATTGAACAGTCGCTTACCAATTTACAGATCGAGGCATTGAATGAGATGCAGGAGGCATCGCTGGAAGCCAATAAGACTTCCGATGCTGTGATCCTGCTGTCTGATACCGGCTCCGGTAAAACACTGGCTTTCCTGCTTCCCATACTGCAATTACTGAATAAGAACACTACTGTTACGCAGGCATTGATCATTGCACCCTCGCGGGAACTGGCTTTACAGATTGAACAGGTATTCAAAAGAATGGGTACCGGTTTCAAGATCACCTGCTGCTATGGTGGCCATCTCCGGGAAACAGAGGAAAACAACCTGATGCAGGCCCCTGCACTTATTGTGGGCACGCCGGGCAGGCTGGCCGATCATATCCGTCGCGGAAATATTACCACCGGCCATATTGAGACCCTGGTACTGGATGAATTTGATAAGTCGCTGGAAGAAGGGTTTGAAGAAGAGATGTCATTTATTGTAGGCGCCCTCCCGGCCCTGAAGAAAAGAATATTGACTTCTGCTACCGAAGCCGTGGAAATACCAGCTTTCCTGAACCTGAAAGACCCTGTACAGCTTAATTTTCTGACCGGTGAAAAGTCGCCGGGTCTGGCTGTTCAGCAGGTACGGAGTGATGATAAAGACAAATCCGACACCTTATTCCGGCTGATCTGCGCACTGGGCAACCGCTCCACGATCGTATTCTGTAACCAACGCGAGTTTGTAAATGACCTCAGCGCTTACCTGAAAGATAAAGGCATTGTGAATGTGTTTTATCATGGCGCCATGGAGCAGCAGGAGCGCGACAGTGCCCTGTGTAAGTTTCGCAATGGCAGCGCCAATGTACTGGTGACTACCGACCTCGCCGCCCGCGGACTGGATATTCCCAATATCCGCTATATCATACACTACCAGCTTCCCAACACTGAAGAGTCTTATGTGCACCGGAACGGGCGCACTGCCCGGATGGACAAGAGCGGTACCGCTATCCTGATCCTGGCGCCACATGAAAGAGTACCGGAATATATTACACCCGAACCGGCTGCCATTGATCTGCCGGCTACCGCGGAATTACCACAGAAACCGGTATGGACTACTTTGTTTATTGCAGCGGGCAAGAAGGACAAAGTAAATAAAGTGGATATTTTGGGTTTCCTCACCAACAAGGGCCAGTTAAAGAAGGAAGATGTAGGGTTGATCGAGGTGAAGGACTTTTTCTCTTTTGTGGCCATCCGTAAATCCAAAGCAAGTCATACGCTGCAACAGATCAAAACAGAAAAGATCAAGAATAAGAAGGTGAAGATTGAAGTGGCGAAATAG
- a CDS encoding ABC transporter ATP-binding protein has product MHILWKYLRPQRWLVLFALLLAAVAQVLSLIDPVIFGKIIDDYASQINLRPREELIKGVLWWLGVAIAVAMLARVARAFQEYTTRLAVQQFGMQIFNDGLRQTLRLSFNEFEEQRSGETMAILQKVRTDTEKFINAFINILFSSLVGMGFLIWYAITKHWALIPVFIVGVLVLGSLTGLLSRKIKTLQRSINRETNRMADIITESLRNIELVRSLGLTFPEIRRLREYTFRIFQLEMEKTKKVRTLSFLQGTVLNVLKQSILFILLWLIFGHVLSTGELISMQFISNAIFGPLQDVGSIILNYREAEASLQTFDALMNKPIEQRPPEPVALNELNDLRFDNVVFRHNTASQNAMDGISFSVQTGDTIAFVGPSGSGKSTLVKLLVGLYKPQEGMISFNDIPASLIRYNELRRQIGFVTQDTQLFAGTIRENLLFVQPNATDADMLEAMKKASATNLVTRTGKGLDTILGEGGLKLSGGEKQRLSIARALLRHPRLLIFDEATSALDSLTEEAITETIRAISSERQQITILIAHRLSTIMHADTIYVLEKGRITESGTHDELLTRKGLYYAMWRQQIGERRMEIPG; this is encoded by the coding sequence ATGCACATCCTTTGGAAATATCTGCGTCCCCAGCGCTGGCTCGTCCTGTTCGCCTTATTACTGGCTGCTGTTGCCCAGGTATTATCATTAATTGATCCCGTCATCTTCGGTAAGATCATAGATGATTATGCTTCGCAGATCAACCTGCGGCCGCGGGAGGAGCTCATAAAAGGCGTTCTCTGGTGGCTGGGGGTGGCCATTGCCGTAGCGATGCTGGCCAGGGTGGCCAGGGCCTTCCAGGAATATACCACCCGGCTGGCCGTGCAGCAATTCGGGATGCAGATCTTCAATGACGGTCTCCGGCAAACCCTGCGCTTATCTTTCAATGAATTTGAAGAGCAGCGCAGCGGCGAAACCATGGCCATCCTGCAGAAGGTGCGTACCGATACCGAAAAGTTCATCAATGCCTTTATCAACATCTTATTCTCCTCCCTCGTAGGTATGGGCTTCCTGATCTGGTATGCGATCACCAAACACTGGGCCCTCATTCCTGTTTTTATCGTGGGGGTATTGGTACTGGGGTCGCTCACCGGGCTGCTGAGCCGTAAAATAAAAACCCTGCAGCGCTCCATCAACCGCGAAACCAACCGCATGGCCGACATCATCACCGAATCCCTGCGCAATATCGAGCTGGTACGCAGCCTCGGGCTCACCTTTCCCGAGATCAGGCGGCTGAGGGAATACACTTTTCGCATCTTTCAACTGGAGATGGAAAAAACAAAGAAAGTGCGCACCCTCAGCTTTCTGCAGGGTACCGTACTCAACGTGCTCAAACAATCCATCTTATTCATCCTGCTCTGGCTCATCTTCGGCCATGTGCTCAGCACCGGCGAGCTCATCAGTATGCAGTTCATCTCCAATGCTATCTTTGGCCCCTTGCAGGACGTGGGCAGTATCATTCTCAACTACCGCGAAGCGGAAGCTTCCCTGCAAACTTTTGACGCCCTGATGAACAAACCTATTGAACAGCGGCCTCCTGAACCTGTGGCCTTGAATGAGCTCAACGACCTGCGCTTTGATAACGTCGTATTCCGGCACAATACAGCCTCCCAGAATGCCATGGATGGCATTTCCTTTTCCGTGCAAACGGGCGACACCATCGCTTTTGTGGGGCCTTCAGGATCCGGGAAATCTACCCTGGTAAAATTGTTGGTGGGATTGTATAAGCCACAGGAAGGAATGATCAGCTTCAATGATATTCCGGCTTCTCTTATTCGTTATAATGAGCTGCGGCGGCAGATCGGGTTTGTAACGCAGGACACACAACTCTTTGCAGGCACCATCCGGGAAAACCTGCTGTTTGTACAGCCCAACGCCACTGATGCAGATATGCTGGAAGCCATGAAAAAGGCTTCTGCCACTAACCTGGTAACGCGAACAGGAAAAGGACTGGACACGATCCTGGGAGAAGGCGGGCTCAAACTGTCTGGTGGTGAAAAGCAACGCCTGTCCATAGCCCGCGCCCTATTGCGTCATCCGCGCCTGCTCATCTTCGATGAAGCTACTTCTGCCCTCGATTCACTCACAGAAGAAGCCATCACTGAAACCATCCGGGCCATCTCTTCAGAACGGCAGCAGATAACCATCCTCATTGCGCATCGCCTCAGCACCATTATGCATGCCGACACGATTTATGTATTGGAAAAAGGCCGTATTACCGAATCTGGTACACACGACGAGCTGCTCACCCGCAAAGGACTCTACTATGCCATGTGGCGCCAGCAGATCGGCGAAAGACGTATGGAAATTCCCGGTTAG
- a CDS encoding serine hydrolase domain-containing protein has translation MKKLPLLLLMIGNCFVAAAQSWPDTVAAIEKLFSRYTNTTPGAELAISRNGQVIFSKAWGMADLEHNVPLTTTSPTEAGSVSKQFTAAAILLLEQQGKLSLNDDVRKYVPELPDYGKVITLRHAMQHTSGLKDWGSVMDIAGWPRGTRNYTNEYALYVMTLQPTLNNAPGDEYIYSNSNYNLQAIIVQRVSGLSLAAFTQRYIFEPAGMKHTEWRSNYRKVLPNRAIAYSKNGQQYITNMPNESAYGNGGLLTTAEDLLAWNHFYLGGMFGNPSLLPAQTATRPLNNGRPNSYAAGLETDSINRWQAISHTGATAGYRAYLEYFPEAGLSIAWLSNTSAFDSDTLNLSNAVRKLFLRDRSTVVRRHIAVPVAAEKLTAYVGWYRNPRTGAGLKLYVKEGKLSSLYPTANLTAISDKVFMLGNNRLELNNASKLLVTAGLDSLYYDQVDSAVINDKVLKSYVGEYYSSEAEATYQIELNAGKLLLKQKPTTVFILNPTYKDGFDSPFGPLYFIRDPKRDVVEFKISVSRARNVSFKKR, from the coding sequence ATGAAAAAGCTCCCGCTGCTTCTTTTAATGATTGGTAATTGTTTTGTCGCTGCTGCACAAAGCTGGCCTGATACGGTGGCGGCTATTGAGAAGCTGTTCAGTCGTTATACAAATACTACGCCCGGCGCAGAACTGGCCATCAGCCGGAACGGGCAGGTGATCTTCTCAAAAGCCTGGGGCATGGCCGACCTGGAGCACAATGTACCGCTGACCACCACTTCTCCCACAGAAGCAGGTTCGGTATCCAAACAGTTTACGGCCGCTGCCATCCTGTTGCTGGAACAGCAGGGCAAACTCTCGCTGAATGATGACGTACGCAAGTATGTTCCTGAACTGCCCGATTATGGCAAAGTGATCACCCTGCGCCATGCCATGCAGCATACCAGCGGCCTGAAGGATTGGGGCAGCGTAATGGACATAGCCGGCTGGCCGAGGGGTACACGGAACTATACCAATGAATACGCTTTGTATGTAATGACATTACAGCCAACACTGAACAATGCGCCTGGTGACGAATATATTTACAGCAATTCCAACTACAACCTGCAGGCCATCATTGTACAGCGGGTAAGCGGCCTGTCGCTCGCAGCATTCACCCAGCGGTATATTTTCGAACCGGCCGGTATGAAGCATACGGAATGGAGGTCCAACTATAGAAAAGTATTACCCAACAGGGCCATCGCCTACTCAAAGAACGGGCAGCAGTATATCACCAATATGCCCAATGAAAGCGCCTACGGTAACGGCGGATTACTCACTACCGCAGAAGACCTGCTGGCCTGGAATCATTTTTACCTGGGCGGAATGTTTGGCAATCCATCCCTCCTGCCGGCGCAAACCGCTACCCGCCCGCTCAATAATGGCCGGCCTAATAGTTATGCGGCGGGACTGGAAACAGACTCTATCAATCGCTGGCAGGCCATTTCCCATACCGGCGCTACAGCGGGTTACCGGGCCTACCTCGAATATTTTCCCGAAGCAGGTTTGTCCATCGCCTGGCTCAGCAATACCTCGGCTTTCGACAGTGACACTTTAAACCTGAGCAACGCTGTCCGCAAGCTCTTCCTGCGCGACCGCAGTACGGTAGTACGCAGACATATAGCCGTTCCCGTAGCGGCCGAAAAGCTGACAGCCTATGTCGGCTGGTACCGTAACCCGCGCACAGGCGCTGGTTTGAAACTGTATGTGAAAGAAGGTAAACTAAGCAGCCTGTATCCCACGGCTAACCTGACAGCTATTTCAGATAAAGTTTTTATGCTGGGTAATAATCGCCTGGAGTTAAATAATGCCAGTAAGTTGCTTGTGACGGCGGGACTGGACAGCCTGTATTATGACCAGGTGGACTCAGCAGTCATCAATGATAAGGTCTTGAAAAGTTATGTGGGAGAATATTATTCCAGCGAGGCTGAAGCTACTTATCAGATTGAACTGAATGCCGGAAAGTTATTGTTGAAACAAAAACCAACTACCGTATTCATCCT